The window acacacaacacaaacatacacaagcataccacagacacacacataccacacacaacacaacacgacacacacactaacaccatacattccccccaccccactcctgacacacacaaaacaaacagacaaacatacaacacatatcacacacaacacaacagacccacaacacacatacccacacaccccacatactgtatttctctttttgtcacaacagatttctctgtgtgaaattcgggctgctctccccagggagagcgcgtcactacacttcagtgccacccactttttttgtattttttcctgcgtgcagttttgtttgtttttcctatcaaagtggatttttctacagaattttgccaggaacaacccttttgttgctgtgggttcttttacatgcactaagtgcatgttgcacgcgggaccttggtttatcgtctcctccgaatgactagcgtccagaccaccactcaaggtctagtggagggggagaaaatatcggcagctgagccgtgattcgaaccagcacactcagattctctcgcttcctaggcggaggtgttacctctaggtcatcactcacACAGTCGATGCACTTACCTGTGGCCTGAGGGCGATGAGCGATGGCAGTGACAAAGGCAGCTGAGGTGTGGACAGAGACCAGGGCGTGCAGAGGCATGTAGAAGGAGTATGTCTGTTCACAATGCCACACACGTAACAATATCAATGATTATTCTTTTAACTGATAATgtcgataatagtaataataataccgttattgttattattgttgttattaatatcattcttcttcttattattattattattattattattatcattattattatcgctattagtattattgttattgttgttgttgttgtatcattattatcatactattattttcattattattgttgttattgttgttgttattattaatgataatgataacaatacaaaaatgatgacaataatgatattaCAACAACTACttccactaataataataataatgataataataatagtactatTACTAATAATAGCATATTCATATCtatagcgctttcaaacctctcaaaatgCTTTACAATACAATATCAGTCAAAGATTAAGCAaacaataacacatacacacacacatgtgataatCAGTTTATTTTACAAACAGTTCAAAGTACATGTATAAAATTAAGTGCCCCATTGACCCTTTGTTGTGATTTTACCAAATGGCTAGTTAGTttgctgttttattttgcttataatttctttcttaatgttttgttgttgttgttgttgttatgtttttgttttttctggggggtagggggggttgttttttaaaCTACATAAACcttggagagaggaagaggaagggaagtgTTTAGAACTAATAGAAGCAGCAAAGGTAGGGTGGACGAGGCAGagaattttcgtctaaaatcattattgtggatagacgttaaaatgaagaaacacacacacacacacacacacacatagacatatacaaatacatgcacacaagcaaacacacacaacagctaaCTTACCCTGAGCAGCACCCCATCTGCATAGATCCACTGATTTATCAAACCATCCAGTCCACATGAAAACAGCTGGAACAGAAAAATAATAAGGCATGCTACAGTAAGACAAATCTCTTTTCAAAAACTTTGAGTAAAGAGACATGcaaaaaatgaattttaaaaaaaaaagaatggacacAAAGCAGCAGAGCATGAATGGGAAAAAATGTACGTAAACATTCATATTCCTATAATTAAAATAAACATTCATATTaataataaaatcatattcaGAAAATGCATATCCCTTTAATTAGTATAAACATTCATATCaataataaaatcatattcaGAAATTCCTTTAATTAGTATAATTACTACAAACATTCATATCAATAATAAAATCTTATTCAGAAAATGCAtaagggagagaggcagaaagagagaaagagacacataggcacagagagagagagagagagagagagagagagagagagagagagaagagagagagagagaacaagaagagaaaggaacagagaccaagacagagagagaaaggagaagaagggtgtgggtgagaggaaaagagaccagcaagcagagagaggcagtgaaTGGACCAGCCTACCAAATAATGGATATTTTCTCCAGTAACACGCCGCAGCAGACCCAGTTTTctacagactgtcagacaatgACGGCACTCAGCTGATCAGTATGTTACAAGTAAAAGCTCTCCTGTTATGGCCTTCTTCCAGCTGAACAGGTTATTTGAGGAGGGATCAACTTGTCACTGAAGTCCGTCACACATGACGTCTAAGCAAACAAAGAAGAATATCGGACAATGACCATGTTAATGAAAAAGGAATGGGACGTATGTTCTCATCTGAGTCTTCAGCAATAAAATGATCGGACATTCTCAACGCTTTGTCAGTCTATCGCTGTGTGTCCCATTTGTCCTCTTCAGCAATAAAAGAATCAGACATTCTCAACCCTTTATAAGTCCATCACCATTCCCCATTTGTTCTCTTCACTTCAGCAATAAAATGATCAGACATTCTCAACCCTTTGTCAGTCTATCAGCATGTGTCCCATTTGTCCTCTTCAGCAATAAAAGAATCAGACATTCTCAACCCTTTATAAGTCCATCACCATTCCCCCTTTGTACTCTTCACTTCAGCAATAAAATGATCAGACATTCTCAATCCTTTGTCAGTCTATCAGCATGTGTCCCATTTCTCTTCAGCGATAAAAGAATCAGACATTTTATCAGTCTGTCACCATGCCCGATGTCCAATGCCAATGAACACCCTTGTACAGTCAGTGTCTCACCTGCAGTTTGTTGGCCGGGTTGAGGGCCAGTCCAGTGACCACATCGTGGTGGCCATCCAGAACTTGGGCGCACTGTCCGTTGGTGGTGTTGTACACCTTCACCATCCACCCTGAGCAGCAACTGAAGTACCTGCCACACCAACAGACAGCTCAGCACACCTTGACACATTAACAGTTCagcacacacaccttgatacatcatcaacagttcaacacacaccttgatacatcatcaacagttcagcacacaccttgatacatcatcaacagttcagcACACACCTTGATACATCCTCAACAGTTCAGCACACACCTTGatacatcatcaacagttcaacACACACCTTGATCTATCATCAACAGTTCAGCATACACCTTGATAGTTTGATACATCCTCAACAGTTCAGCACACACCTTGATACATCCTCAACAGTTCAGCACACACCTTGATATATCATCAACAGTTCAGCACACACCTTGATACATCATCAGCAGTTCAGCACACACCTTGatacatcatcaacagttcagcACACGCCTTGatacatcatcaacagttcaacACACACCTTGatatatcatcatcaacagttcagCTTCACTGCCTTGAGTTGAAGTTAATGTATGATGCTCTTGATAAAATCATACTATTTCGTGAAGCTAAATGGTTTAATTTTTGCTGCTGGTAAACCACTAAACGTAATAGTAATACAACTTGTTAAGTCTAAATTTCAGCCAGATATATAACggattgtgtgtgcatggaggCATCTTTGCCAAAATGAGGCCATATTTCAGTATGGTGatctgtccttgggaaaggcacctcTGTACTATTTATTccaatttccctcactccacccaggtctgaatgggtacctgactccaGCTGCgacaggttaaaacagcagaaggtgaggacAAGGCCCTGCCTTCCTACACTGAACCCTTGAAACACTGAATATGAATGGCCTTTCAGTTTCATGCTGTGTTTCTTGAGCAAGTTGAATCTAgcagagcccatccctctccagatcAGATTTTTTGGTTGGATTTACTCTCGACATGTGGCGGTTAGTACTAGCTTACATAGTTATCAGTAGCAGAGGAACACTTCTGATCTCTGACCACATGTAGATCTACTAAAAATTAGTAACATCaactgaaaaaagagagaaaaaaactaccTTGGTATGGCCAAGCAACAAGAATGAAGATTTAATAGCAATGCTAATACAACCCTCCAGTGAACTGTTGAGGGCGGGAGACAGAGgggatgacaaacaaacaaaaaacaaaaacaatggactgacaacactgtatgggtaaaccatttgcagagacccagactttgacagtAATGACACACTAGTGACAGAGCTGGAGGAATCTTGTGTATAGTTCTTTAATGTggcaccccaatgactcttcacaggattaaatgtaaagaagaagaaaaagaaaaagaagatgagaaaaCCCTGATGGCCATAACAGGTTAATGGGGCCTCAGGCTATCACGGCTCAACATTTGACCTGACTACCATGGGCAAGCAGATCTATCATACTCATAGTGTCATCAAGCTTAGCCTTTTCTGAACTTGCCCAACCAGGCAAGTGACAATCTAGTTTTGTTAAGAAGCACATATAAATCAAAACTGAGCTCTAAATTATACTTTAACAGTATGCAATTTAAATGTATCAGTATTTTGTTACTGTAAGTGTAATAATTATCAGAagtactgtcattatcattattaaatacCAGAACAGAATTGTGTTAGTACAATGCTACTTCAACTCAAAGTAAAATGAGAGAGGATGCATAACAGTCTCAGCTAGGAAGTCCACAGGATGCACTAGGATATTGGCATTGATTGAAATGTGAAGCACAGGTGAATCAAACTCAAAGAATGCATTCCCTTACAGTAAATAAACAATCACAGAAGTAAATAAACAATCAATGAAAGTAAACAAACCATGTGCTCAACAGCAAACGctgaaagtgaaaaagaaaacgcTTTTGTGACCAGTCGACGGGCTCAACAGCCGaggggttaaagcattggactttcaatctgagggtcccggattcgaatctcggttacggcgtctggtgggtaaagggtggagatttttccgatctcccagatcaatatatgtgcagaccttcttgtgcctgaacccccttcgtgtgtatacgcaagcagaagatcaaatatgcacgttaaagatcctgagtGTAATCCTAGTCAGTGTTCGGtgagatatggaaacaagaacatacgcagcatgcacccccaaaaaaatagagcatggctgcctacatggaggggtatacacttaaaagctcactcgtgtacatacgagtgaacattggagttgcagctcacgaacgaagaagaaaactaaAGAGGTGATCATTTGACCACAACAGCATGGCCTGCAGTGCATCGGACAggagtttttttattttatttatttttcttcttcattggaATTCCAATTACACATGAGTTTGGTACCTTAGCATAAAACAGAAATGTACATTACCTGGAATCGTGAGAAAATGCAATCTGTCCGTTTGTGCTCGCTCCAGAACACAGTGACAAAACGACGGAGGAACCCTCGTGGCCATCCTTCTCCGCCATGATTGCTCTTTATCGTTGAAAATCAAAGAAATAACCCACTTCCGACTTTAGACTGACACCAAACCAAATACGCTACTAACACCCTTGTGGTGACgaacaaacaataacaatgatgctGATTTATTTTTTGGCATACATATGCATGGTCAGtctcactttttttccccaaacagacATGCGCACGTCAGTCTGTATGCCTTctcaaaacaaactgaaacttttgGGCCCTTGTGTACACCATGAACTTGTGTCGTCCGTGGTACAGGTGGCGGTATAAAGGGGAGTAACACTTATTTTGGTTTTTCATTTTCAAACGTTGGAATCATCCCCCTTACTTTATCTTTCGGCAGGTTCCAGCCAGATGAACTTTAACCAGGTAACTTTCCATCCATTTTGAATGAAAAAGACGACTGCGATCAAAAATTACCTTCATAAGATGAACTGAGAACTGACACAGGTTACAACACAAAAGCAGACGATGAATCGATGCGTTTCGTTCCCAGGGCAAAAAACTAGCATTCGCACGGAACGATCAGATAAATATTATTGATACTTTTTCTTCTTATGACcgggatttagaaaaaaaaaaagtagtatccATCAGTACCATGTATCATGTGAATCAtgtaacagtcatcacacagcatatatatatatagagagagagagagagagtatacactGATTTCCTCTACATTTCTTCCATCATGTGAACACCTTCATCTTGTAAGATAACTTCACACTGAAGGGGGGAACATTCCGGAAAAAAACCATTTTTGTTCAGATTCTGTTCgggatgtgcgtgcgcgcacgcgcgtgtgtgtgcctacatcttgtgtggagtgggtgtgggtttgtgagaTGGATTGAGTTGGAACGTGCatgggggtgtatttgtgtgtttttaatatGCATGtgtcacatcattttttttttttttttttattgtaaacgcccagggcttttgttttATTAGATTGGTgggtaccaaatgtccttttattattattattattcatgtctCTATCGAAGTCTGGGAGCACATTCCAATCCAGATGGTCCTTGAGAGTATTTGTGGTACTCCGTTCTGCAGGAGGGGATATGGCAGGACTGGGAGTTGGTGTGGCGGGCTTATACCTGGAACTGGTGATGGAGCGTATTGGCTATCAGCTGAAATCAGTTTATTATGGAACTTGTAGAAGTTTGTAAGGTGTGCCTTTTGTCTTCTACACTGCAGTGTTGGCCATTCCAGGTTGGTCAGCATGTCATCAACACCGGAGGTTCTTCTGTACCTGCACACCCACCTTGCTGCTTGACGTTGGACAGCCTCCAAGCTCATGATATGCTTGTCGTTATGAGGATCCCAAGCAGAGCATGCATATTCTAGGACTACTCGGACAAAAGTCTTATAAGCCCTGTCCTTCACTCCCATTGCATTTATCTTCAGGGTCCTCCTGAGAAAGCCCAGGGTCCTGCTTGTTTGGTTAGTGATGTTGTGGATGTGGGGCTCCCAATACATGTCCGCTGCCAGGGTGATGCTAAGGTACTTGGTGGTGGTAACCTCCCGTAGTGGTTGGTTGTGAAGAATTATGtcctgtgtggtgatggttgCATGATACACATAATGAATACTACGTTGTGTTGATAGCtactactttttttccttttatcttttttctttttcaaatcctCAATGTTGAACAAGGAGCAGTAAAGATGAGTGATGGGGGAATGTCACATGCTGAAGTGTACGTCTATCAAGGGCCAGGGGCATCACAGGTATCATCTAGCCTACTGTTTTCCTCCCTGCGGCGATGCCTATGTGCCGCTTCATACAGAGTTCTGCCCATATCGCCGCAGGAGATCAGGAAAGGTAGCATGTGTAATGTTTGtggcgtcgttgttgttgttacttgttaAACTTGCTCGCTCACATCTTTGCTCCAGCAGAGGCCAGGCAGGGTACTGAGTTCAGGAGTTTTATTCATTCTATTTAATACCAACAGGCCACCATATTGCTTGCTGACCCAAAGGTACCAGGGGAACTAACTCCCTCAAAATTTAAGTGATGGGTTATCTGTGGTTTTCTCCCTTTAACTGCAGCCCCAGCTCCAGGCTAATACTAGTAATAACGTtaacactaataatgataataataaagatgggCATTTTATGCGCTCTTGCCTCCTTAGCACAGGGACCCAAAGCGATAACAATCAACAtcagtgtgtgatgggggtgaggtttgggagggggagggggctgggggggcaagGTTTATACAGTAATTAACATGACAGGACACTATGATCAAGACAAGAGAAGCTAAATCAAATGTGTCATtcacaaagcgcgcgcgcacacacacacgcacgcacgcacgcacacacgccaacTCCTACACATCCATTAAAGCAGATTTGTACAGATGTTTTTTGAGGCCGGATTTGAACTTTGTTGAGATTTTGTTTAAGCATAGTGGATGTGGCGGGGAAGTTTATTTCAGGTGACAGGACCAAGGTATGAAGACTGATGCTGTCCTTGCAGTTTCTTTTAATGATGTGGGATATAGAGAATACATGAATCAGCAGTTGATTGCAATGAACGGGATGGATAAGGCTGGACAATACTAGAAAAGGTATTAGAACACATGCAAGAATTTTTTTTCAGTCAACTCTCTGAGCAATAGCAAGACAATGGAGTTTAGCCAGCAGAGGTTTAGCATGGGTCCTCTTTGAAGCCTTGAAGACAGGGCAAGCTGCAGCATTCTGAAATCTTTTTGAGGTCGATCAAAAATTGAGACCCAGCTAGAAGTGAGCTGTAGCAATCACCATAATATTATCATTTGGTcagcttcttctcctccctcactgcacctgttctctgtctttcaatcttttgtttctgtttgtttttgtctttgtctggtcatctatatctgtttctctgctctcgctctctctctctctctctctgtctgtctctctctctctctctctctctctctctctctctctctctctctctctctctgtccaactcattgtctctgttctgtcagtctctcagtctctggtctgtttgtctttctctctgcctgcctgtctgtcagtatctccctttctttctctgtcagaatgtctgtgtgtgtgtgtgtgtgtgtgtgtgtgtccttctttcttattcattcatttccttactcactctcactctctctctgaatacTTCTTTCTGCCTTTGCTGtctgttattttgtttattcagaaGCCTTGATGAACATGTACCTTGGAAGTTGAAGTTTATGGAGAACTGGATGCCATAGTAAGACAGGAAATGCCAAagggatagacagatatatgtgCATCTAGATATATATGTCTTTATACATCTGTCCATATATTCATATAGATTTATATCTATATACACAAGCCGTGATTGCACGGGACCATTGAGAGTGGCAACATGGCATTATGGTAGAAAATGTAGAAGTATCATGGACAAGGGCTTTAGTTTTTCATTCAATTTTAAGCAGTCCTGGTATAATGACTGGCatggcaaaaacaaaaaccctatCAAACGTGTAGGTCAAAGTTCAAGGTTGTATCTGTGTGCAGTGAAAAATAATTCCTGTTGCTTAAGATGACTTGCTTTGCAgggtcctttttcttcttttttgttcagtAATTCTTGTGTTGAATCACATTTCAGTCTGTAACTAGTGGAAGGCATCGCTTCTCTTGTTTAGTTGTTAACTATTATAGTGTCAAACTTCTAAAGCaccctactacacacacacactcacatttttaATTTTTACTTTTTTACACTCTTGAAATATATTGTGTGACTTTCTGTATGTGTTAACCAGGGGACTGGGTTGAGAACTGTGCCGCTGTAGTTTTCGGGGGTGGTTATGACCTGGGGTTCCTGGACGCCTTGGGTCAGCAAGGAACCAAGGTGATTCGCAGGTACGTTCTGAACGGGGGAACCTACCTGGGCATCTGCGCCGGGGCATACTTCGCCTGTGACTACATTCAGTTTGAGAAGGGGAGCAAGATGGAGGTGTGTGGGCCTCGCCCACTCCAGTTTTATCCAGGTGAGTTGCTTTGCTTTCTTCAATCACCCCCTTCCCCAGTCTCTGCATTACCTGCACTGAaatcatgcatgtatacacacgttTATGGTAACCTTTGAGCATATTGAAATCATGTCCTTGTTTGAATGCTGAAGGAGATCACATTGAATTACAGTGACATCTCAGAACATTTTACATGTTTATATCAATAAACAGTATttataaaaattataaaaattaaaaaatcaattaCCTGATAACagttcatttaaaagaaaaattccaAAGAGCAATCAaaatctgtcggtctctctgtctcctgtctctttttatctctcctctctctctctcacgccctttCCTGCATCCGGCCTCCTCCATCTCCAATCCATCTTCTACCCAATAAGAAGGAGCCACCTCAGAATCACAGTTCAAATGTGCATGCTAGCTGTCTGGGCCATTCTGTGCATGTCTAACTAGTTTGTCGCTTACTTCACAGCTCAAACCATTCTGTTCATGCAGTTTTTTTAAGTCGCTGTCTTCATGTGACTGCAGTTTTAAATCCTTCCATTGTATGATACAGTATCAAGTGTGTCACAGTGCATTGTCTGTGTAATTGAATGTCTCCATTACTTGTTTTGTTACCTGGGtaatacagatatatacacattGCTGTGTTTGCAGCAGACATTCTTTGTTAGTTCTGCCATTGGGCGATACATGAATGGTAGAAGCATTGCAGGCTGACCTTCCTTTGCTTGATAAGGATGGTGTCTTGCCTTAGCTCTCATTTTTCAACCCCTACCAAATTAGTTTGTGTCTTCATTCCACCATATTATATAACATGTGGTGTTTCTTGTCAAAAATACTGCTAGATATGATTTTCCAAATGTTTTTATacagtttgataaaaaaaaatctatatgttGGTTATCAGTTAttcatgtttatttttctttttgaggaacataatgttgttgttatttttggaaTAGCAAGACAAAGAATATACATCAATAATGCGTTGCACtgtggaaggaaaaaaattgttttgggtgtttttttttttttttttataaaacaaaacaaacaaaaagttactGCATCCTGGACAAGTGAGTTAACACCCCTGGCTGACTTGTGTGGCTGCAGGGCAGTGCCTGGGTGCGGTCACCCCTAACTTCAAATACGGCTCGGAGCGCGGGGCTGCCGCTCTCCCCATCACCGTCACTGCCGGCGCAGTTCCCACCCTGGGAAAGGATACTACTCTTCATGTTTATGTCAACGGTGGAGGATTCTTCTCCCCgtactcttccaccaccacctcatcgtcatcacccccaaGACGGCAAGTGGAGACACTGGCCCGCTTTGTCTCCCTTGATGGTCAGCCGGCCGCTGTGGTGCGATGTGAggttggggagaaggggggagtggcGATGCTGTCCAGTCCTCATATTGAGCACGCTGCGTTTGAGCTGAACCCCACAGACAGGTACCTGTTGAAGTTTCAGAGGCAGCTGCGGGACAGTGACCAGCTGAGGGAGCTGTTCTTCAGGGCCTTCCTGGAGAAGGGAAAGCTGACCACgaggtcagtgatgtctgtgctGTGACCTCGTGggtgatgatatgaatacttatatagcgcccattttcagtcagagaccaagctctaagagctttatatacacagagtcatttgcacaacaggctgcctacctgggtagagctgagtaCCTTTGGGTACTCTCCATTCATTTCCGGTGTAATTCAGTgagatttgtcacacacacatacttgttcacacagacatgtagtttttatgtgtatgatcatttcttttttggtgttgttgttggttggttgtttgttttgctttttactcTGCCagttaggcagctatactccattttaAGGGATGTACATgatgggtatgctcttgtttccataacccacagaatgctgacatggattatgggatcaaTACGAatgtgttcttttacatgtgtatacacacgaaaggagttCTGGGTGTGCTATTGGGGGTGAGAGTTGGGGGGGCtttgggggagggtgggcagGATGGGGGGGTTATCTCCCTGTACTGCACATGCTGGTCTGTTTGAATGAGGAAaacctgtataaaaaaaaaattggtgtgaATTGGTTATGaaaatttgaaatgggagaaggttaggggaggggtgttggtgttaCCCAGAAAAATTGACAGAACTGAACATTGGGAAGTGTTTGTTAGAAAGTTGACTGGGAAAAATATGTGTTTggaaggacaaaaaagaaaatcatagAAAGACCAGTTTATACCGAAGGCaattttcttacacacacacacacacacacacacacacacacacagagaaacacagacacagatatgtctaatatcacttaaagtgaaaagacgttaaattaaagaaagaactctctctctctctctctctctctcttaacattagAAAGTGTTTGTAGGAAAGGTAAGTGGGGAGATTTCTTTAAAAgggcaaaaaacaaaatcacagaaaaagacCAGTTTCAACTGAAGggaattctcttttttttttcccctcctcagcTTGTGATTGATTGAAAGCTGAACAAGCAGGACAGAAGAAGGATGTATGTTTCTGCTTTGTGTGTAGTTCCTGATCACTgaaatcactacacacacacacacacacacacacacacacacacacacacacacacacacacacacacacacacacatgcgcacaccccTGTCCTATGCATTTACACCCCAcattgtttcgcagtgaatcaaGCAGGGTCTCTTTTTCCCCCTGTCATCTTTTGGATGGCCCAGTTCTCGGTTTCTCCCTTAGccattataataacaacaacttctaccatcatcatcatgataacaatgacacaacgacaacaacatataataataatcagcatcatcataatacaacaacaacaacatataataatcAGAATCATCATAATAGTGACAACAACAGtattattgattattattgtAATAAATAATagaacaataatggtaataatgatggttATGACAATGGTGATGTTTATCcggatactaataataataataattattatcatcataatactaATCAGTGATGAACACATACtgcttttttttcaagcagagcCTAAagcactttaataataataataatggatacttatatagcacactatccagaaatctgctcttggtgctttacaaaaacgctttgttaacataaaacattacatctatgttacatacacacaccaaaaggaggagtttgtattatactccatgtttggtgttaaatatacttaccatgtcaaatatgactacacacattttaacaatgcatgtgtatctaacagctaccctaacacatacgcacacataggcaggcacaaacttacataaacgcacgcgcacacaatacacattcatatgcatgcatgtagttatgtacacatacatatgtatacatacatagtcaagcacagctaacacaaaggaagtggacctgccacaattgaacttaatgctgagggaaaaggtgagttttgagacgagatttaaaaaatgcgagggaatcagaatgacggaggttatcagggagcttgttccacgtctttggcgattgaaaagaaaactttACATGTAAAGTTCactaattatacatacatacataatatatatatatatatatatatatttatttatttatttgatataaGTCCATGTGCCATATTTGCGCCGCATGTCGGCCACATTTCGTTCAGCCCTCATTCTGCTCCTTCTCATGGAGAAGGAAGGAGAcaaaatggttaagactcttatctgccaatacagcgtctGTGAATGTCTGGGTAACAATACAAATATCTAGTGGTAGATCTGGTCCCTGTGGCTATCCACCACCTGTGAACTGCTGAGATCGTGATGGTCGCCTTACTTCGGTACCCGTCTGGAGGAAGTCTGGTCCTAGGTGATGGTGGCGGCgattggtggtaatgatgatgtcggtgatggtggttagttatgattggtggtggttgtggtagtgatgatgatgatatggatacttatatagcgcctatcctcagttggagaccaagctataagcgttttacaaacacggggtcatttgtacaacaggctgcctacctgggtagagccaactgacggctgccattgggcgctcatttgtttcc of the Babylonia areolata isolate BAREFJ2019XMU chromosome 27, ASM4173473v1, whole genome shotgun sequence genome contains:
- the LOC143301515 gene encoding uncharacterized protein LOC143301515, whose protein sequence is MSDGGMSHAEVYVYQGPGASQVSSSLLFSSLRRCLCAASYRVLPISPQEIRKGDWVENCAAVVFGGGYDLGFLDALGQQGTKVIRRYVLNGGTYLGICAGAYFACDYIQFEKGSKMEVCGPRPLQFYPGQCLGAVTPNFKYGSERGAAALPITVTAGAVPTLGKDTTLHVYVNGGGFFSPYSSTTTSSSSPPRRQVETLARFVSLDGQPAAVVRCEVGEKGGVAMLSSPHIEHAAFELNPTDRYLLKFQRQLRDSDQLRELFFRAFLEKGKLTTRSVMSVL